A section of the Primulina eburnea isolate SZY01 chromosome 1, ASM2296580v1, whole genome shotgun sequence genome encodes:
- the LOC140802866 gene encoding ATP-dependent Clp protease proteolytic subunit 3, chloroplastic produces MEVGFLTFTAAASALPRPAALAVSHCRGASTICQSNHQLSPIRTATSYSDTSQITSSTTSRSRGNMIVNATNQRFSTRNWDVSNYAAPSWLPRFEELDTTNMLLRQRIIFLGTQIDDMTADFVISQLLLLDAEDQQKDIKLFINSPGGSVTAGMGIYDAMKLCKADVSTINMGLAASMGAFLLASGTKGKRFCMPNARVMIHQPLGTAGGKATEMSIRIREMAYHKIKLNKILSRATGKPEQQIELDTDRDNFMNAWEAKDYGLIDEVIDDGKPGLIAPIADASPPPKTRVWGPWKIEGSRKGKKNLPSEENLFKNGYVGRQSNEDGGTEQKKEEPTPI; encoded by the exons ATGGAGGTGGGATTTTTAACGTTCACCGCAGCCGCATCGGCTCTTCCGAGACCCGCCGCGTTGGCTGTCTCCCACTGCCGCGGTGCATCCACTATTTGTCAATCCAATCACCAGCTATCCCCGATTAGAACTGCTACCAGCTACAGTGATACTAGTCAAATTACAAGCAGTACTACTAGTAGAAGCAGAGGAAACATGATTGTGAATGCGACAAATCAGAGGTTTTCCACTAGGAATTGGGATGTGTCGAACTATGCAGCTCCTTCTTGGTTGCCGAGATTCGAAGAGCTTGACACCACGAATATGCTTCTTCGCCAGAGGATTATCTTCTTGGGCACCCAG ATAGACGACATGACCGCCGATTTCGTCATTAGTCAGCTACTATTGCTTGATGCAGAAGACCAGCAAAAAGACATCAAATTGTTCATCAATTCACCTGGTGGCTCTGTCACTGCTG GGATGGGTATATATGATGCCATGAAATTGTGCAAGGCCGATGTATCTACCATCAATATGGGGCTTGCGGCATCCATGGGTGCCTTTCTCCTTGCCTCTGGTACAAAAGGGAAGAGGTTTTGCATGCCAAATGCAAGGGTAATGATCCATCAGCCACTAGGAACAGCTGGAGGCAAA GCGACGGAGATGAGCATACGCATCAGAGAGATGGCGTACCACAAAATTAAGCTGAACAAGATACTATCAAGAGCAACAGGGAAGCCTGAACAACAG ATTGAACTAGATACAGATCGTGACAATTTTATGAATGCCTGGGAAGCAAAAGATTATGGGTTGATTGATGAAGTGATCGATGATGGCAAGCCTGGACTAATTGCCCCCATTGCTGATGCTTCACCTCCTCCAAAAACCCGGGTGTGGGGTCCTTGGAAAATTGAAGGTAGCAGGAAAGGCAAGAAGAATTTACCCTCGGAGGAAAATCTTTTCAAAAATGGATACGTGGGTAGACAAAGCAATGAAGATGGAGGCACAGAACAGAAAAAGGAAGAACCTACACCTATATGA
- the LOC140802922 gene encoding uncharacterized protein, whose translation MAQMLSPNSYISTLQFSLFCPPPPVNLVVKLLPLRKSSLRCSGSQIQRLRTCKNCKTQFDPLLNHHRACRYHSAHFGGETKRKFESVYTGGTMDSPESGKIFQYWHCCGSEDPFDPGCTAAPHASYDD comes from the exons ATGGCACAAATGCTAAGTCCAAATTCATATATCTCAACCTTACAATTCTCTCTTTTCTGCCCACCGCCCCCGGTAAATTTGGTGGTAAAGCTTCTTCCGCTGAGGAAATCGTCTCTCCGGTGTTCGGGAAGCCAAATTCAGAGGCTAAGAACTTGCAAGAATTGCAAAACCCAGTTCGATCCATTGCTTAATCACCACCGGGCATGCCGTTATCATTCTGCTCATTTTGGCG GAGAAACAAAAAGAAAGTTTGAGAGTGTGTATACTGGCGGGACAATGGACAGCCCCGAATCTGGTAAAATCTTCCAATACTGGCATTGCTGTGGATCTGAAGATCCCTTTGATCCTGGATGTACAGCAGCACCTCATGCTTCTTACGATGATTGA
- the LOC140814719 gene encoding uncharacterized protein — MESTFISSSLKLPHKLQSLFFYPSNQRTKRLVPKKCVSAKQYENEDNDAGKSSVDENMIVLRMRIKKMKALEVASKESVTPSSEDSKEWEKKLFALCHENVYETTENLQSYLMKTNPSVALGMLALFVMCVPLSSPVAVDNVLKVVKGLLAGCHVCIDIHF, encoded by the coding sequence ATGGAGTCTACTTTCATATCATCTTCCCTAAAATTACCCCACAAATTGCAATCCCTTTTCTTTTATCCCTCCAACCAAAGAACAAAAAGACTCGTCCCAAAAAAATGTGTCAGTGCAAAGCAATATGAAAACGAGGATAACGATGCGGGGAAATCATCCGTAGATGAAAATATGATCGTTCTCCGAATGCGGATCAAGAAAATGAAGGCCTTGGAGGTCGCTAGTAAAGAAAGTGTGACACCATCTTCAGAGGATTCAAAAGAATGGGAGAAGAAATTGTTCGCGCTTTGCCATGAAAACGTTTATGAAACAACAGAAAATTTGcagtcatatttgatgaaaaccAATCCAAGTGTAGCTTTGGGAATGCTAGCCCTGTTTGTGATGTGTGTTCCTCTGTCGAGCCCGGTTGCCGTGGATAATGTGTTGAAGGTTGTAAAAGGGTTGCTTGCCGGCTGTCATGTGTGTATAGATATTCATTTTTAG